GCGGGCGCGGCGGCGAGAGTGTCTGTCATGGTGACTTCAGTTTACCGACCCTGTGCTGGTGGAACCGTGAGGGCCTGCAAGAATCTTGTATGAGCGAGGGAGACACGTGAACGGAGTGCACGAATATGCGGTGCGGGTGGAGTGGACCGGCAATCGCGGCACGGGAACGAACCACTACAAGGCGTATGGCCGTGATCACCTGATTACTCCGGCGGGGCGGGCATCCGCCGCTAAGCCTCCGATCCTCGGCTCGTCGGATTCCACATTTCACGGGGATAACGATCGGTGGAATCCCGAAGAGCTCCTGCTCGCTGCGCTCAGCCAGTGTCATCTGCTGTCGTATCTGCACGTCGCGGCGCGCAATGGTGTGACGGTAACCGCTTACACGGATGCCCCGCTCGGCACGATGGAGCAGGTTGCTGGCGGCGGGGGACACTTCACGACCGTGACGCTCCGACCGCGCGTGAGTATTGCCGGCCCGGCACAGGTTGATTTCGCCCAGTCCCTGCACGCCGAGGCAGCCCGCGAATGTTTTATCGCTGCCTCCGTCAACTTTCCCGTTCTGCATCAGGCAGAAACGGTCGCAGCCCTGTAGCCGCGCTGCCGTTCAGCAGTGCAGCCGGGACGGGGCATCAGTCGCGCGCAAGCCGCGCGGCGCGCAGTGCTATGAACAATTCCGCAGCATCCACGGGGCGGGTCACCGAGCGGCCCGTGAGCGCAGCGAGTCTGGTCAGTCGATGCAGCACCGTATTGCGATGGCA
This sequence is a window from Cryobacterium sp. CG_9.6. Protein-coding genes within it:
- a CDS encoding OsmC family protein codes for the protein MNGVHEYAVRVEWTGNRGTGTNHYKAYGRDHLITPAGRASAAKPPILGSSDSTFHGDNDRWNPEELLLAALSQCHLLSYLHVAARNGVTVTAYTDAPLGTMEQVAGGGGHFTTVTLRPRVSIAGPAQVDFAQSLHAEAARECFIAASVNFPVLHQAETVAAL